The DNA window GCACTGCATCAGTATTTGCAGCAAACCCAGTCTGCAGGCAAAGTCTGGTTACTGGAAGGTGTTACCGGTAGTGGGAAAACTGAAGTTTACCTGCAGGCTATGCAACAGGTACTTGAGCGAGGCCAGCAGGTATTAGTGATGGTGCCTGAAATTGGCTTAACACCGCAGACCGTGGCACGTTTTGAGCAACGTTTTAAAGTGCCTATTGTGGCATTGCATTCCGGGTTGACGGATAGTGAGCGTTTGCAGGGGTGGTTGCAGGCACGGGATGGTCAGGCGGCGATTATTATTGGCACCCGTTCAGCTATTTTTACTCCGTGCAAAAGCCTGGGCATGATTATACTGGATGAAGAGCACGACTCCTCTTTTAAGCAGCAGGACGGCTTTCGTTACAATGCCCGGGATTTGGCGGTAAAGCGCGCTTATGATGAAAAACTACCTCTGGTATTGGGTACCGCGACGCCCTCGCTGGAAAGTCTGGCGAATGTGGAGGCCGGTCGTTATCAGCACCTACAGCTAACGGACCGTGCCGGGGAAGCCCAACATGCCAAACACAAAATTATCGATTTAAAACAGCAACGCATGAAACATGGACTCAGCGAAGAGTTGCTGGCACGCATGAACCAGCACCTGGAAAAAGGGAATCAGGTGCTGTTGTTTTTGAATCGCCGCGGTTTTGCCAGCGCCTTGATTTGCCATGAATGTGGATGGGTCAGTGATTGCCATCGTTGCCAGAAACCTTTTACTGTGCACCAACAGAAAAATTTGCTGCAATGTCATCATTGCGGCGCCCAGCAGCGTATTCCGCGCCAGTGTGGTGATTGCGGAAGTACCCAGTTGATTACTCAGGGGGTTGGAACTGAGCAATTGGAAACGGTATTGCAACAGGAGCTGCCAGATTACCCGGTGCTGCGTATTGATCGCGACAGCACGCGCAAGAAAGGCCAGCTGGCGGCCCATTTAACCGCTGCTGCTAGCGGCGAATACCCAATTCTTATTGGTACTCAGATGCTGGCAAAAGGACATCATTTCCCGGATGTGACGCTGGTCGCCTTACTCGATGTCGATGGCGCTTTGTACAGTAGCGACTTTCGTGCTTCGGAACGACTCGGTCAGCTTTATACGCAGGTAGCGGGCCGCGCGGGCCGCGCAAGTAAACCGGGCACTGTGGTGTTGCAAACACACCATCCGGAGCATCCGTTAATTCAGGAGCTGGTTAATAACGGCTATCATGACTTTGCCCGCAGCGCTCTGGCTGAACGGCAACAGGCACTATTGCCTCCGTATGCGTCAATGGCGCTGATACGGGCGGAAGCAATGGTGGAACAGGACGCGTTACTTTTACTGCAGGCAATTGGTCAGCACTTGCAGGGAGTCAGCGAAGTGGTCGTAATAGGACCCATGCCAGCTCCCCTGGCCAGACGTGCCGGCCGTTTTCGTTTTCAGCTGCTGTTGCATGCGGAACAACGTAAATTTTTACATGCCTGGTTACAGCGTCAGCTCCCCCAGTTAGAGAAACTGCCTGAGGCGCGTAAAGCGCGCTGGTCGCTGGATATTGATCCCCAGGATTTTACCTAGCTGAAGTCTTTTTTTCATCGGGGGAAGCGATTACACTAGGCCCCCCGACGACTGTCATTGTCAATTATCACGTTTGAGGTTTAAAGCTGCGATGAAACAGCAAATTGAAGTACTTTTGCAGGCTGCTATTGAGAAGTTAAAGCAGCAGGGCACTTTGCCTGCTGAGGTAAGCCCGCGTATTCAGCTGGATCGCCCGCGTGATAAAAGCCACGGTGACTTTGCCACTAATCTGGCACTGATGCTGGCAAAACCAGCTAAACAGAATCCACGGCAACTGGCTGAGGCCATAGTAGCTGCGTTACCTGCTAATGATGTGCTGGCAGCAACTGATATTGCTGGCCCAGGATTTATTAACTTCAGTATGAATACCGCCCAGCTGGTTAATCAGCTGGAACAGGCGTGGCTGGATCCCCAGCTTAACGTGGGCAATACGGGCGCCGCGCAGACTATAGTTATCGACTATTCGTCGCCGAACCTGGCCAAAGAAATGCACGTCGGTCACTTGCGCTCGACCATTATTGGCGATGCGGTAGCCCGGACCCTGGAACTGCAAGGGCACAAAGTGATTCGTCAGAACCATGTGGGTGACTGGGGAACTCAGTTTGGTATGTTGCTGGCGCATATGGAAGATGTAAAAAGCGAGTCTGGCGATGCTGAATTGTTATTGTCGGATTTGGAAACTTTTTACAAAGCGGCGAAGAAGCGTTTTGACGCTGAACCTGAGTTTGCTAATCGCGCACGCTCCCTGGTGGTGAAACTGCAATCGGGTGATCAGTATTGTGCCGGGTTATGGCAACAGTTTATCGATATCTCGCTGGCGCACTGTCAGGAAGTGTATGACCGTTTAGGTGTTAAGCTGACTCGCGATGATGTCATGGCAGAAAGTGCTTACAATGGCGAACTGCACGATATCGTGAAGGTACTCACTGAACAGGGTTTGCTGGTTGAAGATCAGGGCGCAAAATGCGTATTTCTGGACGAATTTAAAGGTAAAGAAGATGAACCTTTGCCTATTATTGTGCAGAAAAAAGATGGTGGTTTTCTGTATGCCACTACTGATTTAGCAGCGGTTCGTTATCGAGCGGAAAAGTTAAAGGCTGATCGCGCCATTTATGTGGTCGATGCCCGTCAGGCTTTACATTTTAACCAGATTTTCACCCTTGCCCGTAAGGCAAACCTGGCACCAGTTGAGATGCAGCTGGAACATATGGGTTTTGGCATGGTGATGGGCAAAGATGGGCGGCCTTTTAAAAGCCGTGACGGCGGTGTGACAAAACTGGCTGACTTACTGACCGAGGCGGAACGTCGCGCCCAGGCGCTGATTGCTGAAAAAGGCAGTGAGATGACTACTGAAGAGCAGGCTCACATCGCCAGTGTGGTTGGCATTGCTTCAGTAAAATATGCGGATCTGTCGAAAAACCGCACCAGTGATTACGTATTCGACTGGGACAGTATGATAAGTTTTGAAGGCAATACCGCGCCGTATCTGCTTTACGCATTCACCCGTGTGAACAGCATATTTCAAAAAGCGGGGTTGCAGCAGCAGGACGTTGACGGCACTTTTGAGCTGATTAGCGCACAGGACACAGCGCTGGCTAATAAGCTGGCACAGTTCCCAGAAATTATTGCTACGGTCGGCGCTAAAGGCATGCCGCACTTTCTTTGTGGTTATCTGTTTGAACTGGCCGGAGCTTTCTCCTCATTTTATGAAGCCTGCCCTATTCTCAGCGCGGAACAGGAGTCTGTGCGCAATAGCCGCCTGAAACTGGCGGCTTTGACCGCACGCACCCTTGAACAGGGCTTAAATTTATTAGGTATTCCAACATTGCAACGGATGTAATTCAGGGTGTCAGTCGATTACGCCGATAAAGGCAAACCGAATAAGCGCAAGCCGACGAAGAAGAACCGCAACAGCAACAAGCGGACAACTTCCGGTGCCCGCCGTAATAAACCTGGGCAAAGTAAACTGCCGATAGTAGTGCTGATAGTCGGCGGCCTGTTGCTGGTAGCTTTTGTGGTTTTTTTATGGTTATTAAAAAACAATGCAACAGATTCTGAATCCGGCGGTGAGCCAGTAGTAACACCTCAGGCTCAGTTCGAAGACGAATTACCGCAAGCACCGGAAGAACGCTGGCAGTATATTCACGATCTGGAAAACCGCGAGGTTGAAGTGATAGTTCCGGAACGTGCTGAGACACAGCGGCGCCTGATGCAGTGCGGTTCTTTCCGCCGCCAGTCGGATGCCGAAACGTTGCGCGCACAGATTGCAATGCTGGGGCATGAGTCCCAGGTGCGACAAACACAAAGTAGCGAGCATGGCGTTTGGTACCGGGTGATTTTAGGACCATTTGAAAATCTACGCGCCGCACAAAGCGTAAATAATCAACTGCGACGCGGCAACGTGCAAGGCTGTCAGATTTGGTTATGGAACCTCGATTAAGCACTTTGCATTGAAATCTCCCTTCCGAGTCCTCATCTCTTTGCTAATGCAATGAGAGAGGATTCAGTATGACTACGATAGTCTCAGTTCGACGCGGCGATAAAGTCGCCATAGGTGGTGATGGTCAGGTTTCCCTGGGCAACACTGTGATGAAAGGCAACGCCAAAAAAGTAAGACGACTTTATCACGAGCAGGTACTTGCGGGTTTTGCTGGTGGTACCGCTGATGCGTTTACCCTTTTTGAGCGTTTTGAAGCTAAACTTGAAATGTATCAGGGGCACCTGACCCGAGCGGCTGTCGAGCTGGCCAAAGAATGGCGCACCGACCGCGCACTGCGCAAGCTGGAAGCTTTGTTGGCCGTCGCTGATAAAACCACATCATTAATTATTACCGGTAACGGCGATGTGGTGCAGCCGGAAGACGATTTGATCGCTATTGGTTCAGGCGGGCCTTTTGCGCAGGCCTCGGCCCGTGCTCTGTTGGAAAATACCGAACTGGGTGCACCTGAGATCGTTGAAAAAAGCCTCAGCATAGCGGGCGACATCTGTGTGTATACCAACGCCTTCCACACTATTGAAGTACTTGATGCTGAGCAGGCTCAGGACAAGTAAGCGGTTACGCTGCTAAACAGGAGTTTTTATGTCAAACATGACCCCCCGTGAAATAGTTCACGAGTTAAACAGCCACATCATCGGTCAGGATGATGCCAAGCGTGCCGTTTCCGTTGCTTTGCGTAATCGTTGGCGCCGGATGCAGCTTGACGAAGAAATGCGTCAGGAAGTGACACCCAAGAATATTCTGATGATAGGCCCGACGGGCGTGGGTAAAACAGAAATCGCGCGACGTTTGGCTAAATTGGCGAATGCGCCTTTTATTAAAATCGAAGCGACTAAATTTACCGAAGTAGGCTACGTCGGTAAAGAAATTGAATCGATCATACGTGACTTAACGGATACCGCGGTTAAGCAGGTGCGGGAGCAGGAAATGGCGCGTGTACGTCATCGTGCTGAGGATGCTGCGGAAGACCGTATTCTGGACGCACTACTGCCAAAAGCGCGTAATGCGACCTGGGGCGAAGAGCCGGAAAATAAACCGACGGAAGACGACAACAATACGCGTCAGACTTTCCGCAAGAAACTGCGTGAAGGCAAACTGGACGATAAAGAAATCGAACTGGATCTGGCCATGCCGCAAATGGGTGTTGAAATCATGGCCCCTCCGGGCATGGAAGAGATGACCTCCCAGCTACAGAATATGTTCCAGAATATGTCTGGTGGAAAAACCAAAAAACGTAAGCTGAAAATTAAAGACGCGTTCAAACAGCTGGTGGAAGAAGAAGCCGCCAAAATGCTTAACCCTGAAGAACTGAAAGAAAAAGCAGTGCACTCAGTAGAGCAGAACGGCATCGTGTTTCTGGACGAAATCGATAAAATCTGTAAGCGCGGCGAAAGCAGTGGCCCGGATGTTTCGCGCGAAGGCGTGCAACGGGACTTATTGCCGTTAGTTGAAGGCACCACGGTGAACACCAAGCACGGCATGGTCAAAACGGACCATATTCTGTTTATTGCGTCTGGCGCTTTTCAGATGTCAAAACCTTCGGATTTGATTCCTGAACTGCAGGGACGGTTACCCATCCGGGTTGAGTTGAAAGCCCTGACCAGTGACGACTTTGTGCGCATTCTGACGGAGCCCAGTGCTTCACTGACCGCGCAGTACGTAGCCCTGATGGATACTGAAGGCGTATATGTCAGCTTCACCAAAGACGGCATTCAGCGTATTGCGGAAGTGGCCTGGCAGGTCAATGAAAAGACTGAAAACATCGGCGCCCGTCGTTTGCATACCGTGCTGGAACGTTTAACCGAAGAGGTTTCTTTTAATGCCAGCGAAATGACCGGCGAAAGCCTGGTTATTGATGAAGCTTACGTGAATAAGCACCTCGATGCCCTGGTGGACAACGAGGATTTAAGCCGCTTTATTCTCTGAGTCAGTTGGATATCAGGAAGGCGAGGGAGCCAGCTTTACCGGGCTGGCTTTCCAGCTTTTCCAGTGTTGCTGCAGCAGTTCCAGGGCTGCAGTGAGACTGACCGGCGGACTGAGGTGAAAGCCCTGCACCTGATCACAGTCCATGGCAGCCAACAGGCTGAACTGTTCTTCGGTTTCCACACCTTCTGCAACTACGCCTTTTTTCAGGTTATGACTCAGGTGAATTAATGCGCTCACTATGCTGTTGTTGCTTGAGTTATCGACACCATCGCGAAGCAACTCACTAATAAAGCTACGATCTATTTTTATTTTACTGACCGGCAACCGGCGCAAATAAGCGAGTGAAGAATAACCGGTACCAAAATCGTCAATAGAGACCTTAATACCCATCTCCTGCAACTTTTGCAAAACATTAAGTCCAGCCTGAACATCAGTCATTGCTACGTTTTCGGTGATTTCGAGCTCAATATCGCTGTATTTAAGTTTATAACGGCTGAATAAAGACTTTAGTTTCTCTACCAGTTCTGGTTGTTGAAAGTGGCGAGCCGAGAGGTTAACTGCAACCGGTAATACTTCATTGCCAGTTGCACGCCACTCAGCAATGAAACGGGCGCAATGTTCGAGTACCCAGTCATCCAGTTCGCTGGCCAGCCCCAGTTCTTCAATGAAAGGCAGAAACTCGCTGGGCGGAAGCAGGCCGCGTTCCGGGTGTTGCCAGCGTATCAGTGCCTCAAAGCCGCAAAGCTGACGGATGTTGGACTGATACAGCGGCTGCACGTGAATAATGAACTGATCTTTGCTCAGCGCCGTTTTTAATTCCGGTTCCAAATCCACCAAACGGATATAATTCTGGTCCATACCGCGCAGATAAAACATCATCGACGGATTTTCACTACGCTTTGCATTGGCCAGCGCTATAGTTGCTTTGTTCAGTAAGGACTCGCTATGAGGACCGTGCTGAGGATATCGCGCTACGCCGATACTAGACGTGAGATTAACGTCTTTACTATCGATATGCATGGGCATTTGAATCCACTTTTGAATCACATTGCCCAAATCTTCAATCAACGAGCGACGCTTCAGGTGGTCAAATAGCAAAACAAAGACATCACCGCTTATACGGGCTACCGCCAGGGGCTTCACCGGTAAGGTTTGCAAACGTTGACTGACTTCAATGAGTGCGCGGTCGCCCCCGCGAATACCGAGCGTGTCATTAATCGCTTTAAAGCGGTTAATGCCGATCATGAAAAGCGTCAGGTGCCGACCCGTCGCGCGGCTTGAATCTATAAATACCGGCATTTTGCTCATTAACTCTTCACGGTTTTCAATACCGGTTAACGAGTCATGAGTGTTCAGGTATTCCGCTTTTTGCACGGCCATTAAGGAGCGGTGGCGTTCCGAGTCCAGCAGCCAGATGATAATGCCAACGGCTGCCATGGCAATAAAGAGGATATTGAAGAACCCCTGTATCACCCAAAGCGCAGGACTAAGCGACAAATTGGCACTAAATAGACTGAACTGGACCAGGATAATATTTTTACTGCCAAGTAGCATAAAAGCAACCGCAATCAGCCGTGGCCCCATTGAAGCAGGGGCATGGCTTAGTATCAATATACCCACGGCAAGAGAAACTACTCCGCTGATCAGTAGCGTGAGGGTATCGCGGAAAAAAGGCAGGAGTTCACTCAGGATGCCACTACTCAGTAGTGGTAACAAAGCGATGCCCCCGAGTGAAAAGCTGAATATATACATCAGGCGGCGTGACCAAATCGATGGTGCGCGGTCCCGCACTACATCTGCAGTGCCGATAATAAGCAGGCTCAGGGACAGATAGAGGAAGCTTAAATGCAGCGTAGTGAAAGTGATCACCAGGCCTTCAGTGCTGAACCCGCTGACACGAAGAAGACCAAAGCAGGCACTTAAGGCGTAACAAAAAGCCGCATACGACCAATAGCGAAGGTAAGGGCGCTTATAGACTCTGAAATAGTGCAGCATCATCAGGCCAAACCCAACGAGCAGTAAGGTTTGGGCAACATAATTTGCACCTGCAATCGCAGCATTCTCTGACAGCATAATGAGCATTATTGTTATTATTTTGTAGCCAGACTGTAACGGGGTTTACTGATTAAAATCAACTATTGGTTAAAAATCCGGGCTTTGCTTTATATCCACGGGCGTTAGGGTTTATACTCAGGCATCTCCTTTCTATGCATTAGGTAGCTCTATTATGGAATACAACACCTCGGAACTTTGTGATTTGTACGCGGACTCGGTAGACGTAGTAGAACCTATGTTTGTTAATTATGGCGGACGCTCGTCTTTTGGTGGTCAGATTGTAACCATCAAGTGTCACGAAGATAAAGGTCTGATTGAAGCGACCCTGCAGGACGCTGGCGCAGGTAAAGTGCTGCTGGTTGACGGTGGTGGCTCGTTACGTCGTGCGTTGATTGACATCGCTATTGCTGAATTAGCAGTGGAAAATGAATGGGAAGGCATTATTTGTTATGGCTGTGTACGCGATGTAGACGCGCTGGAAGATCTTGATCTGGGTATTCAGGCAGTTGCTTCGTTACCCGTGGGCGCTCCTTCAGCCAGCACTGGCGAAGTCGATATCCCGGTGAATTTCGGTGGCGTAACATTTTTACCCGAAGATCATATTTACGCTGATGCAACGGGCGTCATTCTTTCGCCGGAACCTCTGGATATCGATTAATGACTTCGGCAGGCAGCTTTCCGCAATACCTGCGGCTTGCTAATCCGCAGCCGCTGGTAAAAACCCGCGAACAGGAAACTAAAATCGGCCAGGCAATTCACTGCCTGCCCGATGCCCAGAACTTCCTGCAAAGTCTGAAACAACTGCACGAACAGGGCCGTCGAGTGGCCCTGCTAGGCGTTCCTGAATCCATTGGACCGCGTGGTAACCTGGGTAATGGTGGAGCTGAGCTGGGCTGGCAGGCTTTTTTGCAAAACTTTCTGAATCTGCAAGCAACACCAGCAATGCCCATTGACGAGCTATTGCTGGTCGGCGATATCGACTGCGAAGACCTAATGCACGAAGCGCAGGATTTGACTGCCCAGGACGCTCAGGATCTGAATCGGTTGCGTGAGCTTTGCGGACACATCGATCAGCGGGTTATGCAAGTTCTGAGTCCTCTATTTGCGGCAGGCTTCGAAGTTATTCTGATTGGTGGTGGGCATAATAATGCCTATCCATTATTAACTTCTCTTTATGAAGAAAGCGGGCAGCGCTGCGGTGCGGTGAATCTGGACCCGCATGCTGATTTTCGTCCCCGAGAAGGCCGTCATAGCGGCAATGGCTTCAGCTATGCTTACGTAGAAGGCGCGCTGGCTCATTATCATGTGATGTCGCTGCATGAAGGCAAGAACTCGGCTACGAGCCTTCGGCAAATGAGTGAAGCAGGGTTTCGCTATCACAGTATTCATCGTTTATACGACATGTTGTTTACGGAAGCTATGGAAGATGTGGCGGCCAGAGCTATGGCATGGCAGGCGCCACTGGGCATTGAGGTTGACGTTGATGCTATTCAGCAGGCTCCGGCCAGTGCGTTAAACTTTGCCGGGGTCACTATTCCTCAGGCGTATCGGTTTGTTTCTCAGTTGGCGGAATTACCTGAGGTGCGCTATCTGCATCTGGCAGAAGCTGCTCCCGAACGCCATCCGGCGGGTAAAGACGCGGGCATGATGGCTGCAGGGCAGTTGCTGTGTGAACTGACTCTGGCTTACTTATTTGCCCGCGAACGGCGACCGGCAGCTAGATAAATAGCTGTTCTGGGGTCACTTCAGTGCCAGCCTGCCATAATTTTTGTAAAGGATTTACCCCAAACTGATAACACAACTCAGCTGGTGCACGGACTTTCCATAACGCCAGATCTGCCTGCTTACCTACTTCAATGGTACCTTGCTGAGCGCTGCCTAGAGCGGTTGCGGCGTGACTGGTAACCCCTGCCAGTGCTTCTTCCGGAGTTAAGCGAAACAGTGTGCAGGCCATATTCAGCATTAATGGCAAATTGTGAATGGGAGAAGATCCCGGGTTCGCATCAGTGGCAATGGCAATAGGTACACCAGCGCGACGCAGGCTTTCAATAGGTGGCAGCTTTGTTTCCCGAAGAAAGTAAAATGCGCCAGGCAAGAGCACTGCGACAGTTCCTGCTTCTTTCATGCGCTGAATGCCGGAGTCAGATAAGTACTCCAGATGGTCCGCAGACAACCCCTGATAATCAGCAACTAACGCTGCGCCATCCTGATCACTAAGCTGCTCTGCATGTAACTTGACGGGCAATCCCAGTTGCTTCGCTTTGCTAAATACCCGTTCGGTCTGTTCGCGGCTAAAACCAATGCGTTCACAGAATACATCCACCGCATCGACCAGGTTTTCTGCATGGGCTGCGGGCAATACCTGATCGCAGACAAAATCAATGTAGTCATCGGCTCTGCCTTTATACTCAGGTGGTAGTGCATGGGCCGCCAGAAAAGTGGTTCTTATACTGACTGGCAATGTTTGCTCCAGGCGACGAGCGACCCTTAGTTGTTTCAATTCTGTCTGCATATCCAGGCCATAACCCGATTTTATTTCAATCTGGGTAACGCCCTGGGTAATCAGGGTACAGGCCCGTTCACGGGCCAGTTCATAAAGCTCGTCCTCACTGGCCGCGCGCGTTGCTTTAACTGTAGAAATAATGCCCCCACCCTGTTTTGCAATGTCTTCGTAACTGGCGCCGTGCAGGCGCTGGCTAAACTCGTTGGCACGACTGCCAGCCCAGACCAGATGAGTGTGACAGTCGATCAGTCCCGGAGTCAGTAAGCCCCCCTCGCCATCAATGCGGGTCTCGATTTGCTGATAGGTTGCTGGCAGATCATTAACAGAGCCAACCCAGGCAATTTTGTCATCATCCAGCACTACAGCGGCATTCAGAATAATGCCAAGTTCGGGGTTGGTCATAGTAGCAACGTTAATGTTGCGAACTAGAGTAAGTGACATGCAGACTCCTTGCGCTTGTTCAGGCTATTTTTATTTACAATAATCTCATGCTATTGTATATACAACATGTCTGCAAGCTTTCAGACTTAACAAGTCGGGTAAAAAGCATGAAATATGATCATATAAAACAATGTATATACCGCAAAATCGAATCTGGCGAGTGGCCGGAGCGTCATCCGGTCAGTTCGGAAAATGCGTTGGCAACCGAGTTCTCGGTGAGCCGCATGACCGCGCGTCGGGCGTTGCAGGAACTGGCAGAAGAAGGCCTTGTGGTAAGAACACGGGGAGCCGGTACTTTCGTGGCCCCTTTGAAATCGCAATCTGCAGTGCTTGCCATTCGTAATATAGCCGATGAGATAGCACTTCGCCGTCATCACCACCATGCCGAAGTTCAGTTGATGGAAGCGATGGTGGCGGAGCCTTCTTTGGCCACGGCGCTGCAGCTGCCGCAAGGCGCTGAAGTCTTTCGTTCTGTAATTACCCATTTTGAAAATGGGCAGTCAGTGCAGGTTGAAGACAGATATGTGAATCCTTTGCTGGTGCCAGATTATTTAAAACAGGACTTTACTGAGCATACTCCGCATGAGTATTTATGCGAAGTGACCCCTCTGACTGAAGCCAGTCATCAAATTGAAGCCGTTATGCCGACCCCTCAACAGCAGCATTGGTTGCATTTAGAGCAGCCCGAACCCTGCCTGCAGGTGCAACGACGCACCTGGAGCCGCGAGGGTGTGGTGAGTCAGGCGTTGCTGACCCACCCCGGTTCGCGTTTTCGCCTGGGTGGGCATATGACTTTCAAAAAAAGCAGAATTCAGGAGCAATAAAATGACAGATCCGCGTTTTGATGGGTCGCGTGAAATACGCGCTGACCGAGGCAGTGAAATAACCGCAAAAAGCTGGCAGACCGAAGCTGCCAAACGAATGCTTATGAACAACCTGGACCCGGAAGTTGCCGAACATCCGCAAGGTCTGGTGGTTTATGGCGGCATTGGTCGCGCAGCCCGCGACTGGGCATGTTATGACAAAATTGTTGAAGTGCTTAATCGCTTAAACGACGACGAGTCACTATTAATTCAAAGTGGAAAGCCGGTGGGAGTTTTTAAAACCCACACGGATGCTCCCCGGGTGCTGATTGCTAACTCCAACCTGGTGCCTGAATGGGCAAATTGGGAGCATTTCAATGAGCTGGATAAAAAAGGCCTGATGATGTACGGCCAGATGACCGCGGGCTCATGGATTTATATAGGGTCTCAGGGCATCGTGCAGGGTACGTATGAAACCTTTGGTGCCGTGTCTAAACAGCACTTTAACGGAGACGCCAGCGGTAAGTGGGTACTCACTGGTGGTTTAGGGGGCATGGGCGGCGCACAGCCACTGGCAGCCACGATGGCTGGTTTTTCAATGCTGGCCTGTGAAGTGGACGAAAGCCGTATCGATTTCCGTTTGCGTACTGGTTATGTGGATGTCAAAGCAAGCTGCCTGGATGACGCCTTGCAGCGCCTTGAGCAGGCTAAACAGGAAGGGAAGGCGATTTCT is part of the Aliidiomarina minuta genome and encodes:
- the priA gene encoding primosomal protein N', whose amino-acid sequence is MAKFIRVALPVPLWRSYDYQLADDLSVTTGCRVIVPFGSRELVGFVLQADCTPDYDVSKIKPIKRVLESSCIWPESMWKLLLWASGYYHHPLGDVLAHAAPVALRKGEAADYQSVRRYIRTAQGEQIDLQQLKRAPQQQRLLAALSRDSLTPAQLRQQEYSAAALKALQDKGWVETEVVKPDPEPWQFNAGDEALRLNPQQAVAVAALHQYLQQTQSAGKVWLLEGVTGSGKTEVYLQAMQQVLERGQQVLVMVPEIGLTPQTVARFEQRFKVPIVALHSGLTDSERLQGWLQARDGQAAIIIGTRSAIFTPCKSLGMIILDEEHDSSFKQQDGFRYNARDLAVKRAYDEKLPLVLGTATPSLESLANVEAGRYQHLQLTDRAGEAQHAKHKIIDLKQQRMKHGLSEELLARMNQHLEKGNQVLLFLNRRGFASALICHECGWVSDCHRCQKPFTVHQQKNLLQCHHCGAQQRIPRQCGDCGSTQLITQGVGTEQLETVLQQELPDYPVLRIDRDSTRKKGQLAAHLTAAASGEYPILIGTQMLAKGHHFPDVTLVALLDVDGALYSSDFRASERLGQLYTQVAGRAGRASKPGTVVLQTHHPEHPLIQELVNNGYHDFARSALAERQQALLPPYASMALIRAEAMVEQDALLLLQAIGQHLQGVSEVVVIGPMPAPLARRAGRFRFQLLLHAEQRKFLHAWLQRQLPQLEKLPEARKARWSLDIDPQDFT
- the argS gene encoding arginine--tRNA ligase, with amino-acid sequence MKQQIEVLLQAAIEKLKQQGTLPAEVSPRIQLDRPRDKSHGDFATNLALMLAKPAKQNPRQLAEAIVAALPANDVLAATDIAGPGFINFSMNTAQLVNQLEQAWLDPQLNVGNTGAAQTIVIDYSSPNLAKEMHVGHLRSTIIGDAVARTLELQGHKVIRQNHVGDWGTQFGMLLAHMEDVKSESGDAELLLSDLETFYKAAKKRFDAEPEFANRARSLVVKLQSGDQYCAGLWQQFIDISLAHCQEVYDRLGVKLTRDDVMAESAYNGELHDIVKVLTEQGLLVEDQGAKCVFLDEFKGKEDEPLPIIVQKKDGGFLYATTDLAAVRYRAEKLKADRAIYVVDARQALHFNQIFTLARKANLAPVEMQLEHMGFGMVMGKDGRPFKSRDGGVTKLADLLTEAERRAQALIAEKGSEMTTEEQAHIASVVGIASVKYADLSKNRTSDYVFDWDSMISFEGNTAPYLLYAFTRVNSIFQKAGLQQQDVDGTFELISAQDTALANKLAQFPEIIATVGAKGMPHFLCGYLFELAGAFSSFYEACPILSAEQESVRNSRLKLAALTARTLEQGLNLLGIPTLQRM
- a CDS encoding SPOR domain-containing protein translates to MSVDYADKGKPNKRKPTKKNRNSNKRTTSGARRNKPGQSKLPIVVLIVGGLLLVAFVVFLWLLKNNATDSESGGEPVVTPQAQFEDELPQAPEERWQYIHDLENREVEVIVPERAETQRRLMQCGSFRRQSDAETLRAQIAMLGHESQVRQTQSSEHGVWYRVILGPFENLRAAQSVNNQLRRGNVQGCQIWLWNLD
- the hslV gene encoding ATP-dependent protease subunit HslV, giving the protein MTTIVSVRRGDKVAIGGDGQVSLGNTVMKGNAKKVRRLYHEQVLAGFAGGTADAFTLFERFEAKLEMYQGHLTRAAVELAKEWRTDRALRKLEALLAVADKTTSLIITGNGDVVQPEDDLIAIGSGGPFAQASARALLENTELGAPEIVEKSLSIAGDICVYTNAFHTIEVLDAEQAQDK
- the hslU gene encoding ATP-dependent protease ATPase subunit HslU, giving the protein MSNMTPREIVHELNSHIIGQDDAKRAVSVALRNRWRRMQLDEEMRQEVTPKNILMIGPTGVGKTEIARRLAKLANAPFIKIEATKFTEVGYVGKEIESIIRDLTDTAVKQVREQEMARVRHRAEDAAEDRILDALLPKARNATWGEEPENKPTEDDNNTRQTFRKKLREGKLDDKEIELDLAMPQMGVEIMAPPGMEEMTSQLQNMFQNMSGGKTKKRKLKIKDAFKQLVEEEAAKMLNPEELKEKAVHSVEQNGIVFLDEIDKICKRGESSGPDVSREGVQRDLLPLVEGTTVNTKHGMVKTDHILFIASGAFQMSKPSDLIPELQGRLPIRVELKALTSDDFVRILTEPSASLTAQYVALMDTEGVYVSFTKDGIQRIAEVAWQVNEKTENIGARRLHTVLERLTEEVSFNASEMTGESLVIDEAYVNKHLDALVDNEDLSRFIL
- a CDS encoding putative bifunctional diguanylate cyclase/phosphodiesterase, translating into MLSENAAIAGANYVAQTLLLVGFGLMMLHYFRVYKRPYLRYWSYAAFCYALSACFGLLRVSGFSTEGLVITFTTLHLSFLYLSLSLLIIGTADVVRDRAPSIWSRRLMYIFSFSLGGIALLPLLSSGILSELLPFFRDTLTLLISGVVSLAVGILILSHAPASMGPRLIAVAFMLLGSKNIILVQFSLFSANLSLSPALWVIQGFFNILFIAMAAVGIIIWLLDSERHRSLMAVQKAEYLNTHDSLTGIENREELMSKMPVFIDSSRATGRHLTLFMIGINRFKAINDTLGIRGGDRALIEVSQRLQTLPVKPLAVARISGDVFVLLFDHLKRRSLIEDLGNVIQKWIQMPMHIDSKDVNLTSSIGVARYPQHGPHSESLLNKATIALANAKRSENPSMMFYLRGMDQNYIRLVDLEPELKTALSKDQFIIHVQPLYQSNIRQLCGFEALIRWQHPERGLLPPSEFLPFIEELGLASELDDWVLEHCARFIAEWRATGNEVLPVAVNLSARHFQQPELVEKLKSLFSRYKLKYSDIELEITENVAMTDVQAGLNVLQKLQEMGIKVSIDDFGTGYSSLAYLRRLPVSKIKIDRSFISELLRDGVDNSSNNSIVSALIHLSHNLKKGVVAEGVETEEQFSLLAAMDCDQVQGFHLSPPVSLTAALELLQQHWKSWKASPVKLAPSPS
- the rraA gene encoding ribonuclease E activity regulator RraA, whose translation is MEYNTSELCDLYADSVDVVEPMFVNYGGRSSFGGQIVTIKCHEDKGLIEATLQDAGAGKVLLVDGGGSLRRALIDIAIAELAVENEWEGIICYGCVRDVDALEDLDLGIQAVASLPVGAPSASTGEVDIPVNFGGVTFLPEDHIYADATGVILSPEPLDID